The following proteins come from a genomic window of Caloenas nicobarica isolate bCalNic1 chromosome 24, bCalNic1.hap1, whole genome shotgun sequence:
- the CDK5R1 gene encoding cyclin-dependent kinase 5 activator 1 codes for MGTVLSLSPSYRKAPLFEEGAATVGHYTAVQNSKNAKEKGLKRHSLISVLPWKRIAAVSAKKKSSKKVQPNGGYQSNVTHLNNENLKKSLSCANLATFAPPPAPAAAALASAQKAPPAAPAAAAATPRRVVVQASTSELLRCLGEFLCRRCYRLKHLSPTDPVLWLRSVDRSLLLQGWQDQGFITPANVVFLYMLCRDVISAEVASDHELQAVLLTCLYLSYSYMGNEISYPLKPFLVESCKEAFWDRCLSIIDLMSPKMLQVNADPHYFTQVFADLKKESGAEEKGRLLIGLDR; via the coding sequence ATGGGCACGGTGCTGTCGCTGTCGCCGAGCTACCGGAAGGCCCCGCTGTTCGAGGAGGGGGCGGCCACGGTGGGGCACTACACGGCGGTGCAGAACAGCAAGAACGCCAAGGAGAAGGGCCTGAAGCGGCACTCGCTGATCTCGGTGCTGCCCTGGAAGCGCATCGCCGCCGTCTCCGCCAAGAAGAAGAGCTCCAAGAAGGTGCAGCCCAACGGCGGCTACCAGAGCAACGTCACCCACCTCAACAACGAGAACCTGAAGAAGTCGCTCTCCTGCGCCAACCTCGCCACCTTCgcccccccgccggcccccgccgccgccgccctcgcCTCGGCGCAGAAGGCGCCACCGGCCgcgcccgcagccgccgccgcgaCCCCGCGGAGGGTGGTGGTGCAGGCGTCCACCAGCGAGCTGCTGCGCTGCCTGGGCGAGTTCCTGTGCCGCCGCTGCTACCGGCTGAAGCACCTCTCGCCCACCGACCCGGTGCTCTGGCTGCGCTCCGTGGACCgctcgctgctgctgcagggctggcaggaccAGGGCTTCATCACGCCGGCCAACGTGGTCTTCCTCTACATGCTGTGCCGGGATGTCATCTCGGCCGAGGTGGCCAGCGACCACGAACTGCAGGCAGTGCTGCTCACCTGCCTGTACCTCTCCTACTCCTACATGGGCAACGAGATCTCCTACCCGCTCAAGCCCTTCCTGGTGGAGAGCTGTAAGGAGGCCTTCTGGGACCGCTGCCTCTCCATCATCGACCTCATGAGCCCCAAGATGCTGCAGGTCAACGCCGACCCGCACTACTTCACCCAGGTCTTCGCCGACCTCAAGAAGGAAAGCGGCGCCGAGGAGAAGGGCCGGCTGCTCATCGGCCTCGACCGGtga